From Scylla paramamosain isolate STU-SP2022 chromosome 18, ASM3559412v1, whole genome shotgun sequence, one genomic window encodes:
- the LOC135109038 gene encoding uncharacterized protein LOC135109038 codes for MSGGAYQIFYFPKNKTESLLQKTINSICEVMPSDSEVKGVLIKVLPKKSGGVRPLFREETRHRQSQEILEARLLLKYLVYIEQQTLASVSFSNVWQNALYVLGKESKLYFVKTDIKNAFSSVDVRHLLVQLHQACKNMNTLQFMKYSNGKKEVNIPLDEYGNLLFRPKYSLKRGILTINVQKILGVIEASLQPCVAYKKLKIKLAKGLPQGCCLSRDLCDFYLARMTSLHLDDLTADAEGVIIRVADDFLFLSKSLEKAQKFKFRMTAGFEKFNCWINSKKTHSNINCEIDKIYFNGYIICMITNTILINVSDLAKVPPRYSMTFTAAGNMKSFISNKLFIIVRNRLQKHMMVPSSADPDILLENVWRVGIHCGAKLYALVRHACYTSGVYNSSLYARTVLNVSKGIFKRIRNFTHDFLGENIFISILVCSTFLSFSTMSKSRFGLLKNKLKDIVIKHLTKITEEKEQKLKDDLLALL; via the coding sequence ATGTCAGGAGGTGCCTAccaaatattttattttcccaagAATAAAACAGAGTCACTTCTGCAGAAGACAATAAACTCCATATGTGAGGTGATGCCATCAGACAGTGAGGTCAAGGGTGTCTTAATAAAGGTACTGCCAAAGAAATCAGGAGGGGTGCGCCCTCTCTTCAGGGAAGAAACCAGACATAGGCAGTCTCAAGAAATCCTTGAAGCAAGACTGCTTCTAAAGTATTTGGTATACATAGAACAACAAACCCTGGCAtcagtctctttctctaatGTTTGGCAGAATGCCCTCTATGTGCTGGGGAAAGAGAGCAAGCTCTACTTCGTAAAAACTGACATCAAAAATGCATTCTCATCAGTAGATGTCCGTCATCTTCTGGTGCAGCTGCATCAGGCTTGCAAGAACATGAACACTTTACAATTCATGAAGTATTCTAATgggaaaaaggaagtaaatattCCCTTAGACGAGTATGGGAATCTCTTGTTCCGACCAAAGTACTCATTGAAGAGGGGCATTTTAACAATAAATGTACAAAAAATCCTAGGTGTCATTGAGGCATCACTTCAGccttgtgtggcttacaaaaagttgaaaataaaaCTAGCCAAAGGACTTCCACAGGGATGTTGTCTCTCCAGGGATCTTTGTGACTTTTACCTTGCAAGGATGACTTCCTTGCATCTGGATGACTTAACAGCTGATGCTGAAGGGGTAATAATCAGAGTAGCAGATGACTTCCTCTTTTTGTCAAAATCATTAGAAAAAGCACAAAAATTCAAATTTCGTATGACAGCTGGATTTGAAAAGTTCAATTGCTGGATTAATTCAAAGAAAACACATTCAAATATTAATTGTGAGATAGACAAAATATATTTCAATGGTTATATAATCTGTATGATTACCAATACCATTTTGATAAATGTATCAGACTTAGCAAAAGTACCTCCAAGGTACTCAATGACATTTACTGCTGCTGGTAACATGAAAAGTTTCATTAGCAACAAATTATTCATAATAGTAAGGAATCGCCTTCAAAAGCACATGATGGTTCCCAGCTCTGCAGATCCTGACATACTTCTAGAAAATGTGTGGCGGGTTGGAATCCATTGTGGTGCAAAGCTCTACGCTCTGGTCAGGCATGCTTGTTACACTTCTGGTGTGTACAATAGCTCTTTGTATGCCAGGACAGTCTTGAATGTTAGTAAAGGTATTTTCAAAAGAATAAGGAATTTCACACATGATTTCCTGGGGgagaacatttttatttccattttagtGTGCAGcacatttctttcattcagtACAATGTCCAAAAGTAGGTTTGGGCTTCTGAAAAATAAGCTCAAAGACATTGTAATCAAACACTTAACAAAAattacagaagaaaaggaacagaagcTGAAAGATGATCTGTTGGCTCTTTTATAA